One genomic window of Anaeromicrobium sediminis includes the following:
- the nusA gene encoding transcription termination factor NusA, giving the protein MNADFIDALEQIEKEKGISKEILIDAIEAALISAYKRNYGTSQNVKVYINRETGEVRVYSAKSVEEIVEDDLLQISLEEAKEIDRNYEVGDMIEREVTPKNFGRIAAQTAKQVVVQRIREAERGIIYDEFVNKESEIVTGIIQRMSKGNVYINLGKAESILSPTEQIPGEAYNHNERIKTYIVEVKKTTKGPQILVSRTHPGLVKRLFELEVPEIHDGVVEIKSISREAGSRSKIAVYSHDENVDPVGACVGHKGVRVQTIVNELKGEKIDIIKWSENPEELIASSLSPSKVLKVIANEEEKTALVVVPDYQLSLAIGKEGQNARLAAKLTNWKIDIKSESQYNESLEI; this is encoded by the coding sequence ATGAATGCAGACTTTATTGACGCATTAGAGCAAATTGAGAAAGAAAAGGGCATATCTAAGGAAATATTAATAGATGCTATAGAAGCTGCATTAATCTCTGCTTATAAAAGAAACTATGGAACGTCACAGAATGTTAAGGTGTACATAAATAGGGAAACAGGCGAGGTTAGGGTTTATTCAGCTAAGAGTGTAGAGGAAATTGTAGAAGATGATTTACTGCAAATCAGTCTAGAGGAAGCAAAGGAAATTGATAGAAATTATGAAGTTGGAGATATGATTGAAAGAGAAGTTACGCCAAAGAACTTTGGTAGAATAGCGGCTCAAACGGCTAAACAAGTAGTAGTACAAAGAATTAGAGAAGCTGAAAGAGGTATTATATACGATGAATTTGTAAACAAGGAAAGTGAAATTGTAACTGGTATTATACAAAGAATGAGTAAAGGAAATGTATATATTAACCTAGGTAAGGCAGAGTCTATTTTGTCCCCTACAGAGCAAATACCGGGAGAAGCTTACAATCATAATGAAAGAATAAAAACATATATTGTAGAAGTTAAAAAGACTACAAAGGGACCACAAATCTTAGTATCTAGAACACATCCAGGATTAGTTAAAAGGTTATTTGAACTAGAAGTACCTGAAATTCACGATGGTGTTGTAGAAATTAAGAGTATTTCTAGAGAAGCAGGTTCTAGAAGTAAAATTGCTGTATATTCTCACGATGAAAATGTAGATCCAGTGGGAGCATGTGTAGGGCACAAGGGTGTAAGAGTGCAAACTATTGTGAACGAGTTAAAAGGTGAGAAGATTGATATTATAAAATGGAGTGAAAATCCTGAAGAGCTTATAGCAAGTTCATTAAGTCCATCAAAGGTATTGAAGGTAATAGCTAATGAAGAAGAAAAAACAGCTCTAGTTGTAGTTCCTGATTATCAATTATCTTTAGCAATAGGAAAAGAAGGGCAAAATGCTCGATTAGCCGCAAAACTTACAAACTGGAAGATAGATATTAAAAGTGAATCACAATATAATGAATCTTTAGAAATATAA